Genomic DNA from Taurinivorans muris:
CCCGCGACCCTCTCGGCGAATGGAAATGGGGCGAACTCGGCATTGATTTGGTTATTGAAACCACCGGTAAGATGAAAGACAAAACCGCGGCGATGGACCACATCAAATGCGGCGCGAAAAAAGTCATTGTTTCCGCACCGACCAAGGAAGCCGACGCGACAATCGTTATGGGAGTGAACGACAGCGATTATGACGTTGCTGCGCACCAAGTCATTTCCGCCGCTTCCTGCACGACAAACTGCCTCGCTCCCGCAACAAAAGTTATCGACGAAAACTTCGGCATCGTGAAAGGTCTCATGACCACGATCCACTCATATACCATGAGCCAGCGCATTTTAGACGGTTCCCACAAAGATTTGCGCCGAGCAAGATCCTGCGCCGTTTCCATGATCCCGACTTCAACCGGAGCCGCCCGCGCCATAGGTCTTGTTTATCCGAAGCTCAAAGGCAAAATCGACGGTATGGCTATCCGTGTTCCGACACCTAACGTAAGCATTGTCGATTTCACTGTCACCCTTGAAAAACCGGCAACTGTCGAAGAAATCAATGCCGCGCTCAAAAAAGCTTCCCAAGGCGCGATGAAAGACAATCTCGGCTACACCGAAGAACCGCTCGTATCCATTGACTTCAACGGCGATACCCACGGCGGGGTCGTTGACGCCGAATTGACTTCCGTTATTGAAGGCAATATGGCGAAAGTCATTATTTGGTACGATAACGAAGCAAGCTTCACCAACCAATTGGTACGTCTTACAAAAATGGTTGCCAAAAGCATGTAATTGAAAAATTCATAAAAAGCCTCAAAGACCGCTGTACAGCGGTCTTTCTTATTTCAGGGGCGTTATCAAAAACCAGCGAAAAACAATCCGGCATACCGAAAAAAGAACGTTGGAACACCGAGGGAGATTTTTTTCTTAGCGAAACAAATAAATAAAAAACTTGCCTAATTTTTTTTGCAATGCTATTCTTCCCCTAAATGAAATGCGAGGGAACTGCCGCAGGCGGCGCTTCCTTTCATACCCGCTATTCCGGAGAACACCATGGATTTATTGTATTTTGGCATTGCGCTTCTTGTCGGCTTATATCTTCTTATGTGGAGCGCGGACAAATTCGTTGACGGCTCGTCCGCGGTGGCGACACGCTTGGGCATGCCTAAGCTTCTTGTCGGCATTATCATTGTGGGCTTCGGAACATCCGCCCCTGAAATGCTTGTTTCCGCCCTCGCCTCACTCGGAGGAAATCCCGGCATAGCCCTCGGAAACGCTTACGGCTCCAATATCGCCAATGTCGCTCTTATCTTAGGGCTTACTGTCATTATCCGCCCTATCGTCATTGAACGCAATGTCATGGTGCGCGAAATCCCGATTTTGCTTTTTGCGACGCTTATTTCTTATTATTTGCTTTGGGACGGCTTCATTTCCCGCCCTGAAGCCGTTTTCATGCTCGTTCTTTTTGTCTGTATCATGTATTTCAGCATTACCGCAAGCATGCGCGAAGAAAAGCGCAACAAGCCCTGTCAGGAGGTTTTGCACCAAAAACAAGATGAGCCGGAAATTATGCCGATGAAAAATGCCGTGTTTTGGCTTCTTGCCGGCTTGATTTTGCTTATCGCCAGTTCCCGCCTGCTTATTTGGGGAGCTGTGGGCATTGCGACATTCATCGATATCAGCGACATCATCATCGGGCTGACCATTGTCGCCGTCGGCACAAGCTTGCCGGAACTCGCCTCAGCCATAGCCGCCACGAGAAAAAACGAACACGCCCTTGTCATCGGCAATATTATTGGTTCAAACTTTTTCAACGCCTTGGCTGTTGTCGGCATTGCCGGCGTTATCTGCCCCCTGCCCGTGGAGCACGGCGTCATTGTCCGCGATATGCCCCTCAATATCATCCTCACCCTTTCCCTTTTTCTTTTCGGAATGCGTGTCGGAAAACAACATCAAGGCATTATTTCCCGCTTCGAAGGCATTGTCATGCTCGGCATATACGGTCTGTACACCGCCCAGCTTGTCAGCATAGTCCTTGGCAAACCGCTTATCGATTTTCTCGTGTAATGGCAAATTCCCTTCTTGTCACAGCACAAGCCGGCGGGCAAAAACTTTTTAATTTTTTAAAGCGCAGCCTGCATGCGGAAAATAATGAAATCCACCGCTGGATACGCACGGGGCAGGTGCGTATCAACAAAAAACGGGCGAAAGCTTTTGATATTGTCCATGAAAACGATGAAATCCGTATTCCGCCCTTTGCGCCGAACCGTGCAGACACACTTCCCAAAAAGACGGTAAAGGAATTTCCCTTTCCCGTTATCTATGAAAACGAGCATGTTCTCATTATCGACAAACCTCAGGGAATTGCCTGCCAAGGAGGCACAGGACAGAAAGAAAATATCGCGGACATATTGAAAGAATATTACAGCGCTGCAAACTTTGTTCCCGCCCCCGCCCACAGGCTCGACAAAGAAACACAAGGCATTCTTCTTATCGGTAAGACCTATCAAAGTTTGCGCTTTCTCACGGAATGCATGAAAAGTGATGAAAACAGCCTGCGGCAGGCAGTCCGACATGAAGCCAAAAAAATATACCGGGCATGGGTTTACGGGGATATTGCCGATTTCGCGCGAAACACCCCTTTTCTTTGCCACTATCTGTACCATAACGAGGAAAAACAAAAAGAAGAAGTGTTTTTCGTCCGCCATGCGGCAAATAGGAAGGAAACAGAGGATATCATCAGCAAATACGGTACAAAGCCAATGCAAAAAGCCCAAATAGCCCTTGCAAGCCTCAAATGCCTTGAGGTGAAAAATGGCAAAAGTCTTGTTGAAATAGGTATATACACGGGACGCAAACATCAAATACGCGTTCAGCTCGCCTCTTCCGGCTTTCCCCTTGTCGGCGATACGAAATACGCCCCGAAAAAACTCCTGCGAAAGAAGGACGAGTTCTTCTTGCAGGCCTGCAAAATCACTTTGCCCCCTAACGATTTCACCGAACAATGCGTTTTCGGGATTTGATTTTTCATTTCATAACGGCAAAGGCTTTTATTGTTTGCTTTGCTCTAAAAAGAATAAGCGGATCTACCGCATAAGCAAATTTTCTTTCCATGGAGAAAATAATTTTTCCATACCCACATTGCTTGCATTATTAATAGGTAAATGTAAGAAAAATCCCCGGTGCTTTCAGCAACACCGCTTTAGTTACAAAACCGGCAGGTTGT
This window encodes:
- a CDS encoding calcium/sodium antiporter, whose amino-acid sequence is MDLLYFGIALLVGLYLLMWSADKFVDGSSAVATRLGMPKLLVGIIIVGFGTSAPEMLVSALASLGGNPGIALGNAYGSNIANVALILGLTVIIRPIVIERNVMVREIPILLFATLISYYLLWDGFISRPEAVFMLVLFVCIMYFSITASMREEKRNKPCQEVLHQKQDEPEIMPMKNAVFWLLAGLILLIASSRLLIWGAVGIATFIDISDIIIGLTIVAVGTSLPELASAIAATRKNEHALVIGNIIGSNFFNALAVVGIAGVICPLPVEHGVIVRDMPLNIILTLSLFLFGMRVGKQHQGIISRFEGIVMLGIYGLYTAQLVSIVLGKPLIDFLV
- the gap gene encoding type I glyceraldehyde-3-phosphate dehydrogenase, translating into MAVKKIGINGFGRIGRYLVRLLADSNDLEVAVINARADNAGLAHLLKYDSTHGHFPYPVEACEEGIIVNGKTIKVTRDPLGEWKWGELGIDLVIETTGKMKDKTAAMDHIKCGAKKVIVSAPTKEADATIVMGVNDSDYDVAAHQVISAASCTTNCLAPATKVIDENFGIVKGLMTTIHSYTMSQRILDGSHKDLRRARSCAVSMIPTSTGAARAIGLVYPKLKGKIDGMAIRVPTPNVSIVDFTVTLEKPATVEEINAALKKASQGAMKDNLGYTEEPLVSIDFNGDTHGGVVDAELTSVIEGNMAKVIIWYDNEASFTNQLVRLTKMVAKSM
- a CDS encoding RluA family pseudouridine synthase, yielding MANSLLVTAQAGGQKLFNFLKRSLHAENNEIHRWIRTGQVRINKKRAKAFDIVHENDEIRIPPFAPNRADTLPKKTVKEFPFPVIYENEHVLIIDKPQGIACQGGTGQKENIADILKEYYSAANFVPAPAHRLDKETQGILLIGKTYQSLRFLTECMKSDENSLRQAVRHEAKKIYRAWVYGDIADFARNTPFLCHYLYHNEEKQKEEVFFVRHAANRKETEDIISKYGTKPMQKAQIALASLKCLEVKNGKSLVEIGIYTGRKHQIRVQLASSGFPLVGDTKYAPKKLLRKKDEFFLQACKITLPPNDFTEQCVFGI